A stretch of the Lineus longissimus chromosome 12, tnLinLong1.2, whole genome shotgun sequence genome encodes the following:
- the LOC135497296 gene encoding G-protein coupled receptor 157-like: MAAPHDKAALQHSTASPHAFFDPLELEFFNASNSSGATVEPSGTEVFVGSVIATIVSCSLSIIGALTIIFTFIFFKEIRTTSRGLLVFLSIADLITAASLLYGIIGNFQENCLACQIQSAFVCFGQTSSFFWTTSVTVYLYLTIVKADITLAGKLQRYFHAFSWGLPLAIVIIAGSLDGLGYDSSNTSVRWCWVYLENPHYVFWMLFTCKFWEFVAYIIIPLLCILMKVHIYKQRRRRRPSTLMIQTDTMEALVRINRKLLFIPTVFILLRIWGTLRFILYLADSPVVSDPTLVTLHGIGNSFQGGANCILYCLLTTKIQQKLKESFLYLFKCVPCRNTSADPNDSPWDRNKSKCSPCSPCCLRKKTFVHVKSLDYYDKLGAGESTKLLDH; the protein is encoded by the exons ATGGCAGCTCCACACGATAAGGCCGCTTTACAACATTCTACAGCTTCACCGCACGCGTTTTTCGACCCGTTAGAGTTAGAGTTCTTCAACGCCTCCAACAGTAGCGGAGCTACAGTTGAACCGTCAGGAACTGAAGTTTTTGTGGGTTCCGTCATCGCCACCATCGTATCATGTTCCCTCTCAATCATCGGTGCACTGACAATAATCTTCACCTTCATCTTCTTCAAGGAGATACGAACAACATCCCGGGGACTCTTGGTCTTCTTATCCATCGCAGACTTGATCACCGCTGCTAGTCTCCTGTACGGCATCATCGGGAATTTCCAAGAGAACTGTCTGGCTTGTCAGATCCAAAGTGCCTTCGTCTGCTTCGGGCAGACTAGCTCCTTCTTCTGGACCACTTCTGTGACAGTCTACCTGTACCTTACCATCGTGAAAGCGGACATCACTCTAGCTGGGAAGCTCCAGCGATACTTTCACGCCTTCAGCTGGGGTCTTCCGCTGGCAATCGTCATCATCGCTGGGTCATTGGACGGGCTAGGCTATGATTCGTCCAACACTTCCGTACGGTGGTGCTGGGTCTATCTGGAGAATCCACACTATGTTTTCTGGATGTTGTTCACGTGCAAGTTTTGGGAGTTTGTTGCCTATATCATCATACCCTTGCTGTGTATTCTGATGAAAGTGCACATCTACAAACAACGT AGGAGGCGCCGACCGTCCACATTGATGATACAAACAGATACAATGGAAGCCCTGGTTCGCATCAATAGGAAGCTGCTTTTCATCCCAACAGTCTTCATCCTGCTGCGAATCTGGGGGACACTCCGGTTTATTCTTTACCTGGCAGACAGCCCTGTCGTGTCAGACCCAACGCTGGTCACCCTCCAT GGAATAGGAAACTCATTCCAAGGTGGCGCAAACTGCATCCTGTACTGTTTACTCACTACGAAGATCCAACAGAAGTTAAAAGAATCGTTTTTGTATCTCTTCAAGTGTGTTCCATGTCGGAATACCTCGGCGGACCCTAACGACAGCCCGTGGGACAGAAACAAGTCCAAGTGTTCTCCGTGCAGCCCTTGCTGCTTACGGAAAAAGACCTTCGTGCACGTCAAATCATTGGACTACTATGATAAATTGGGGGCTGGGGAGTCCACCAAGTTACTAGACCATTGA